One genomic window of Hemitrygon akajei chromosome 1, sHemAka1.3, whole genome shotgun sequence includes the following:
- the fancd2 gene encoding Fanconi anemia group D2 protein — translation MCGHSKINQDTNLTNHVPLLKKLLELFVYRVKAMLTINKCQDAFWLGNLKNRDLHGEEILTQESQQEIGDEEESQLPEDHEEEEMEEEEDGGCESDTTKATKDDEDSDSD, via the exons ATGTGTGGACATAGCAAG ATCAACCAAGATACTAATCTTACCAATCATGTCCCATTGTTGAAGAAGCTGTTGGAACTATTTGTGTACCGAGTTAAAGCAATGTTGACCATCAACAAATGCCAAGATGCATTCTGGCTAGGAAATCTCAAAAACAGAGACCTGCAT GGGGAAGAGATCTTAACCCAGGAATCCCAGCAGGAgattggagatgaggaagaatcacAGTTACCTGAAGATCATGAGGAAGAG gagatggaggaggaagaggatggtGGATGTGAGTCTGACACAACGAAAGCTACAAAGGATGATGAAGACTCTGACAGTGATTAG